A segment of the Mercurialis annua linkage group LG4, ddMerAnnu1.2, whole genome shotgun sequence genome:
taatttttttaattattgaaaccTAATagcgtaattttgcctgtcccccccttcacacttatagtatagttatagatagatagatagatagatataagtcaatatatatttattatttctttatatAAGATGACTAAATAAGATAAATGTTATTGTCGGTCGGTAGTACTAATATAGCATGTCCCAGTATTAGGTAAACATTTTGGTATTCCTTATCATCAAGTTGATATGGCCGAGTTGGTCTAAGGCGCCAGATTAAGGTTCTGGTCCGAAAGGGCGTGGGTTCAAATCCCACTGTCAacatttactttttcttttttattgtcCTTATCCTCCTAAGTTTCCCTAACATAAATTGCTTTATTTTCATTGTCCTTTTACTCCTAAATTTTCCTAACATAAATCGTTTAACATACGAGAAATTCTTGTGTGAACCTAGTTcgccacgtaggattatgaacccTCCATTAAATACATGACACGTGGCGTAATTAAATACCATAACTAAtcaataaatataacattaattagtgatcttttaatgaaaattaaatgctatttattgattggttatggAATTTAATTACGCCACGTGTCATATATTTAATGGAgggttcataatcctacgtggcgAACTAGGTTCACACAAGTATTTCTCCATACATACGAATCACATAGCTCGTAATATGATGGTCTTtctgtttcaagttttttttttaatattttaatattatttacatGTTTCATATGGCTCGTAACATTATTGTCTTTTTATTCTCAAATTTCTCTAGTATATTAGTACTCTTTACGTATTTCCTATATGGCTCATAATATTATCGTCTTTTTATTCTCAAGTTACTTTAATATATTAACATTGTTTACGTGCTTCATACGTGACTCGTAATATAACACATGAATGatataatagttttaaaatttaaatttaactaaaaataatattaaataataacaaCTTATTAATATGTAAATAAGAACAATCATTTactttattaactaattaacatagaaatttataatataatcttTAATAATAACTAAGTTAAAAAAGAATATTACTCATATTGAACCAGTAgtgattgttttttatttttattttaatagtaaaataaaattaggatataatttataattaactcaaattataattttactcaaTAGTGATTTAAAAGCATAACGTCTTAAAAATACTAATACTTCATAGGTGAGATCAGTTCTAATCACTACTTTTAAAATTGTTCCATTTAGTTTCACATTTATTGTGTCAATTGTGGTCacttttaaaagtaattttaaattgGCCAAACCCATACTAAAGTCTCTAtactttatacattttttttggtTGGTCGTTAACGTTCAAGTTTCCGTTATCTAGTCCCTGTACttatcattttttcgattttaatATCTTTGAGTGGATGAACTAAGGAGAGTGTACCACACTCTCCGTTACATACCAGACCTCCGTATGACatgtccaaataaaaaaaataaaaaaaatatgactaAAATTTAAGGATCTGTTATCACCTTTTTCCTCCCCCTCAACGGAGTTAATTTTTTCCGagctactttttttttaaatccggCCATAGAATTTcttctcctccattaatggaggagaaaCCTGTCATTAATGGAGAAAAAAAACGGGTCTAGATCATAGTTACCAGATTCGCTCACCCCTCTAGTACCGCGAATCGGTTCGTACGTACCAGTTCGCGGTTCTCCGGCGACCTGATTCTCCTTGGTATGCGTATTGATTCGTTGGAGAAATGGTCCGATTCGCCGCCATTGTTTTTCTTAAAGTTGCAGGTTTTAGGGTTTTTTCAAGtaaagcagaagaagaaaacagaagaagaagaacaagtgGGTCACGATATAAATTAGTTTTGTAAACTTCTACTTTATTAAATGGGAAGTTTTTGGGCCattatgtttaattaaatgGGCTTTCTAATAAGAATCTAAATAAGGGAAAGGGATACGTTTTTATTTAGTAGGCAACTTACCTGACTTTATATATTCCCAAcgacaattaatatttttaataactaaaaaatgtTCCTTATTCTAATTTATGACATTTTAAAGCTATATATGAGTAAATTAGAAATGCATTATTGACTATCGAACCCATAATATTATTTCGGAGTACCGTGTCCCGAAAAAGCGAACCGAAGAGTCCTACCCCCGAAATATCGGATTCCCCGACTATAAGCGAATTAAGTACCCGTTCCCATACCGCGAATCTGGTAACTATAGTCTAGATGTAGTTCATGTCTCCTCCAATAATGGAGGAGACGAGATCTATAATAGAGAAAACGCAACAGGTCTCCTCTATTATTAATGGAGCAGAGACCTGCTGGcctctcctccattaatggagggaAAAAGACCACCACTTTTTCAGTGGTAACTGGCCGGCCGGAGTGGGTATGATGGTGGTCAGAGTGTAAATGGGTAACgattagattaaaattttagaattatttttattttaaaattaaaattaaatctcgagataaattgatatttaattaaattaaagaaaaaattatgtgGAGGGCCAGTCAGAGCGAGGGAGGGAGATGACGGCATCGGAATTAAAATTACggactaaattttatttagaactaaaaattaaatcttgaaataatttgaaatgtaaataaattagttaaaattttaataattttatttttatgtcttCAATGCATTACAAATTTACCTATAAAGTCTTTCTATATACATTAtttgaaaaagataaaaaaattaacatgaaaaatatcttatgaataaaaattcgttaattaaaatataatacacAATCACTTTTTTCAATTAGAATAAAATGGAATGAGCATATAATTCGAATTTGTGAACTTAAGAGGTTGTTTTGCCTAATGCTTGACTCTTCTTGTAGAGCTTGACAATTGAAGATTTGATGTCTCTTTTTCTACGTTGACATTGTACTTGTAGAGCTTGAAGCGTGATGGTTGCTCATAGACCTCGACATTCGGTTGTATCCAAAATACGAACCATATtcgaaacgtatggatttgatTTTAGTTTATAACTAATCGaaaaactatatataaaaatataagtaaaaggtacaaaaaaatcctcgtagtttttataaaagtacaaatcatcccttttacttttttggggtataattaagccctctttgttttcaaatagaacaaataacccctttcatctAACAtaattagaaacactcgttaatggctgaaaagtctctcataatcatatagaaaaaaagttcaaaaataattttaatatttaaaatatttaccaaaaattagagggggtaagtgtcccaaaagtaaactaaaagggtttatttgtcgattttaaaataataagggtttaattgttcaattttaaaaatacggaggcttaattgtgcccagataaagtaaaagggctgatctgTACTTTTAAGAAAAACTCGAAAacttttttgtaccttctgccaaaaatatataaaataaactaaaattattttgGTAGTCTTGATTTAAGAGTCCAAACAAAAACTTAACGGCCAGAGATACGTTGTTCCTCACTTCCGTCTTTGGTgactatatattaatttaagtttgtGGTACTGTAATAATAACTTTTACATTTCTTTTGTTtatgagtgtttatcccacgcAACAGTCATATCACATTATTTCTACGACAAACCAATGTATTTACGATAGGTAGTCTTTAACTATTGCttattctattattttaaatattttaatatagcaAACGCGtcattcgtttttttttttataattgaaccCACAATCTAATAGTTTGCTGTCtaacgcttatatcatttgatttaGGGCTACtggtaaaaaaaacctaaatctttacgacttgttgcaattatatccaatttttttaatttttgcaataatatccaaattgtatttttttgttgcaataatatccaaattgcattttttgtagcaataatagtcaaattgatggttaaacttgttgttttcaattaagatattaggctagtattattttttgatgtataataatatagtaaaagttctaaaaaaatagcaaaaaaactcaaaaaattcacataaaaagtgtaatttggatattattgcaacaaaataatgaaatttagatattattacaaaaattaaaagatttgaataaaattacaataagtCGAaaagattttgttttttttactattaagcCTTTAAACTATACCAAACGGCTCAATCGTTTGTTGTATAAATAACGTGACATATACATATAGATGGTTAATTTTGATATCAATCCGAATGATTTTATCGAAGTAGTGCATGATTGGGTCTGATTAttacaaatatttttgttaaatagcCGAATATAAAAGGAGAACGGAGAAGATCATCTTTACTTTTAAGTGGGTTGTTCGATGATATTGAGCTGATTCTTTGACATTTTAGTCTGTTTCTGACTATtccaatattatttattaatcacCAATCTTTTATTCATTACCATCAAGGATCTGATTCTGATATATATCCTAACCCTAACTAACATCTTAactaattttcttatttatttcattGTTTGATTTTCCTGAACAGAAGAGTTGGATTAACAGGATTTTGTACAACTTGAGACTAGTAAAAGAGTTGGATGAACAGAATTGTAAATTACGATACATAATATaccacttaaataaaattatattggcctaatgctttaaaaaaatcccgacctttcatcttcttttcaatcctaccctgacgttgtaaagtagtcaattttaccctattttgcatttttttcatttcaattgtaccctataacatgaaattgacttttttttatttggcaaaattctctaaattgattattttggcattatattaactttttacattaaaatgactatttttaaagaattttgttgaatttttgtcaaataaataaagatcaattttatgcttcaggttacaattgaaataaaaaaaaatataaaatggggtaaaattgacaaattttcaacgtcagagtaggattaaaaagggaataaaagatcgggttttttttaagacattaagccaaTTATATTATACACCTTTCATCTTAATTATATTATACACCTTTCATGTAAaaaaaacttcttttaaaaaatcatttttaaaaataataatttataagcGTATCAAaagctaataatttttttacaaaactaCAAAAACTGTACATCGTACTTTAATCAAAGAAATACGTGGTCTTTTATTagtctttttaatttaaactagtgaaataattaaaatatatttgaccAAATTTcagtaaattttataattttacataaGTTAATTTCACTGTTGAAGATTAGTGAAATTTGTATTAGAAGAATtcataaatcaattttatttttctaaaatatttttatgaaagttttttatattaacttttatcttcttctttttttttatgaaagattcaattttttttaaaaaaaatagatgagtgttccattaaaaatttaattcttattATTGTAGAGTAgtaaagtaatttaaattttataaagtgaTTTGTAATAAATCTTATTTTATGTCAgattattaaaaatgattttatatttttctctaaatatttacattgtttgaaattaatgaaaattattttaacataaaaatataaaaaaatgaatttaattctTAATATGTTAGACCAGtaaagtaatttttaattaattagaaataacATGGACCCTACAAAATTAATGTAGAAGAAATTATGCCTCGTAcactttttcttttgatttcttttagcaaaatttcattctattttttttactgctgtaaaaatatttcaaaaatatgttATTTCACTAATCTACCAACAATCTAttaataattatcaataatCTACTGGGagtgtatttttataataaagaaattaaagcatatttttacaaatacttaacttttttttgaacTATTTTACAAATACTTAATTAGAAATAGATATGTTTATAGAAAAATCCATTAATTTACACAATGTGATAGCTGCAACAACTTGACCTAGAAAATTAGTAACCTATGTTATAGGAAGTTAAGGATGTTTAAATGAAAAATGCTTGAAACATAAAATGAcgaaacaattttttaataaaaatatattagagatataaattaaattataaattataaattctaataaatttttgtATAATCCGCTAGTAACAAAGTCGAATCTATTTTACCAATAAACTATAgtataaatgttacaaacgcTGAGCAACAAACTGTTAGATCGTGGGTTATATTCTTTTCACAAACGTTCCCCCAACGAACTTATCAAAAAAAAGTCGTATCTATTTTGAGAATAAGATAGATTCCAATTTGGACAGCCATCATAAATTTTAAGCAACAAAGGAATTATATTGAATTCAGAGCTGAAGAGAAATGAGTTTGGGTTGTACTTGTTGGGAGTATGAGTTTATAAAGACCGACTGAAATGCAAAAATCAAATCTAACCGACAAATtcaatttggtttaaaattataataaaaaattggatgttcgatttaatttgatttttattctaaaaaatttgaatttgattttatcGTAAAAAAATAGAAGATACCTGAATTGAACTGATtggtccaatttttttaataaatacacTTGGTTCTAAAACCGGGAAAAATTATATCACAAAAATTTGCATTGACCGAATGCAAACCCCTAAACAAGAGGTCAAAAAtagactaaaaattaaatttagacgTCAAAAATATCATGATTCCACAacttaaaacaataattaatttttgacaAATACTCTGTAATCCATCTTTTTAACTCACCTTTTATAATCCTCCATGGCAATGTTTTGTCCAATTCCCTTATAAAAagtatatatttcaaaaaaataaaaaattaaaccatcTACTCTTTAATTGTCACGCTAGGCGGCGGGAGGGTTGAGCAAGAacgaaaccaaaccgaaaaaccaaaccgaaccgaatttcattgtttggttttgttttcggcATAaacagtttggttcggttcctaTATTAGATAAAGTTTGGCGTTTGGTGTTCCGTTTtgtttgggtgttttgaaaaccgaaaaaattgaataaaccgaactttaatataaaatatatattattttaaaacataatatacatatatatttatattttttatattttttatttttatatatgaattaataattgttattttaacatatatagAAGTTTATTAgcctctaattatttaatatttgaattatttttaataaaaaaaataatcaaattcagTTTAACTGAACTAAAATTTTCAGTTGGGTACGGTTGAATTTTTTGCCTCCAAACCAAAAGTTCAGTTTGGTTTGTAAATCTTCCAAATTTCGGcgggtcggttttggaaaattttcaactGCACCGACCAAATCGAACTGATGCTCAGCTCTATCAGGCGGTAcaaaaaaatggattaaaaaaaGCGGGttattgttatatttaaatagatcacattttttatattaatgttatcaatttcattcattttgtaatgatCTACAATAATGGaatattaaatacataaaatcAGTATCTTTAGTTTAGTTCATTCTTGCCGGTTACCAAACGAAGTAATACTACTTTAAGtttcttcttttaaaatctctATATCTCCATTACCTTCACTTTCTTCCAAAATGGAAAACCCTATCAAATCAATAACCCACATTTTCTTCACAATCTCAGCACTATTAATCACCTCCGCCGCCCAAGAACTAGCCATCGGCTTCAAAACGACGCCAAATCCATCAGTCACGTCGTTTCAATCTGTACTAAACGACTCAACAGGCAGTTCCTCACTGGGTTTTCTCCGAGTCAATCGAACCCAACTCGCCCTTTCAGTTGTCCACCTTCCTTCTCTAGAACCACTTTGGCAGACTAACCCAACGATCCCCTCAGCTCGATGGTCAGACAGAACCGAGTTCTTCTTCAATGGCAGTCTCGTAATATCTGATCCACACTCAGGGACATTCTGGTCGACTGAAACTCAAGGTGACAGAGTTGTTCTTCTCAACACCTCAAATTTGCAAATACTTAAACACCACGTAACGGACTCTTCTCCCTTAGTTTTATGGCAAAGCTTTGATTATCCCACAAATACCCTCGTGGAGAATCAGAATTTAACGTCGAGCATGGCTCTGGTTTCATCGAGCGGGATATATTCTCTCCGTTTAGGTGACATTTTCATGGCTCTATACGCTAAATTCGATCATAACTCTGACCAAATGTATTGGAGACACGAAGCACTCGAAGGAAGAACAGTGATCATTGAAGGAGACGGCCCGTTGCTTGCTCGGGTTGAATCAGACGGATACTTAGGTATGTTTCAAAATAAAACAGCTCCGGTTGATATTCAATCTTTTAACAGCTTTCACCGGAATATTAGCCGGTTTCTTTTTGTCCGGTTAGAGCTCGACGGTAACTTAAAAGGATATTTATGGGATGGTTCCAACTGGGTATTGGATTACCAAGCAATTACTGATACTTGCCAATTGCCTAACCCTTGTGGTTCCTATAGTTTATGTAAACCCGGGTCGGGTTGTTCTTGTTTGGACAACCGGACGTATTCGGGTTCTAGCGGGTGCCTTTCTGTTAAGTCAGACGGTGATTTTTGTAGTAGTGGAGAACATGATGGAGTTGCAAACGACATGTCGGTTTTGAGAAGGAAAGGGGTTGAGCTGCCGTATAAAAAACTAATGAGCTATAAAACGACGTCGTCTTTAGAAGAATGTGAGGGTTTCTGCGAAAATAACTGCAGCTGTTGGGGTGCAGTTTATAATAATGGATCCGGATTCTGTTACTTTGTGGATTACCCGATCCAAACTTTATTGGGCGTGGGTGATGAGAGTAAGTTGGGTTATTTTAAAGTGTGGGAAGGTACAGGGAAGAAAAAAGAAGGTGTTATTATTGGTGTAGGGATTTTCAGTGGGgccattttgattttatttggtgCAGTCGGGTTTGGAGTTTATAAAATATGGAAGAGAAGAGAACGAGCCAAAGGAATATTTGAGGAGGAAAATGGTATATCAACCGGCCCGTATAAGAATCTCGGGTCGGATAGCTTTAGATCAATTGAAATGGGTAATAGATAGTGACGTAAGGCATGACATCATGTTCAAGAGTTTGGTCGGATAAGAGTTGActgattttatcattaaaaacaGAAAGAAGATCATGGTGACCTTTTGTCACTTTATATAGTGATTGTGGAACGTGGGACCCAGATTAAGTTATTGGGAAGTGGGTccattttgattaaaattaagattattcaattaataataatatatttttgtttatactacaatttaattaatatttaataatatagttttgTATAGATTTGTGCTTCTAGATATTGTTCAATTGTGTCGTTCAACTACATGTGACAAGTTCTCAAAGTAGGCGATGACTTTAGTGCCCTTCAAGAGAAAATCCTGTTTGGAAGGcaagaaaattgaaaaagaaaatatcatGAAGCCAAGAAAAGTCTCATTTGTGTCAATTTTTATGTAACATCTtgaatttatactttttaattgtttgattCTTTTGCAATATAAGAGTACAAATAATTTATGAAGGGTATTGTTGGAAGCtgattaaatatctaaaataagaaactttaaaaatcaaataataacaaGTGTTTCAGTGAGTGTTTGATTTAAGTAAATACAAATTAGGATATTATCCTAATCATAATCCAAAACTAATTAGGATTAGAAAATCCTGAATTGCTTCAGATTTAAACCTAAAAAACGCATATAAATACAATAATTGGCACAactttctttttatgaattatacTCCATAGTACTGATATTGCTCTTTGATTTGggtaattaaatttaagataattaataatggattatgattattacaCAAAGCTAGAAGACGAGGAAGATCATTCATTGTGGAGGCTAACAGATTTACCTATAGAATTTATGTGCACCTGTTTGTTCTGGTTAACGGTTGGAATTAGTGTGCCGACGTTGTTGATAGTTAGGTTAATTAGTGAATGTCCAACCACACAATCTGATcctgttttgaaatttttaatctcaaaaatTAGTGTAATTGAggttgtttattttatttggtttcTGGGAGGATTAATGTTGACGGtccatttttgtttaaaaattgcAAGATCAAGAAGGGTTGTTGCTGCGCTTATGGAGGCATGAAGTGGAAAAATTAGGGGCTTAATTGAATGGTTTTTTTCAGACTTTGAATTTTTGTATTAATGGAAGATGGACTTCGGAGTTGTATGGAtagttttttgttattttatgtttaattttattatttttt
Coding sequences within it:
- the LOC126679341 gene encoding PAN domain-containing protein At5g03700 codes for the protein MENPIKSITHIFFTISALLITSAAQELAIGFKTTPNPSVTSFQSVLNDSTGSSSLGFLRVNRTQLALSVVHLPSLEPLWQTNPTIPSARWSDRTEFFFNGSLVISDPHSGTFWSTETQGDRVVLLNTSNLQILKHHVTDSSPLVLWQSFDYPTNTLVENQNLTSSMALVSSSGIYSLRLGDIFMALYAKFDHNSDQMYWRHEALEGRTVIIEGDGPLLARVESDGYLGMFQNKTAPVDIQSFNSFHRNISRFLFVRLELDGNLKGYLWDGSNWVLDYQAITDTCQLPNPCGSYSLCKPGSGCSCLDNRTYSGSSGCLSVKSDGDFCSSGEHDGVANDMSVLRRKGVELPYKKLMSYKTTSSLEECEGFCENNCSCWGAVYNNGSGFCYFVDYPIQTLLGVGDESKLGYFKVWEGTGKKKEGVIIGVGIFSGAILILFGAVGFGVYKIWKRRERAKGIFEEENGISTGPYKNLGSDSFRSIEMGNR